The following proteins are encoded in a genomic region of Streptococcus gwangjuense:
- a CDS encoding FecCD family ABC transporter permease, which produces MLSKFSGSRQDQQFVLLLVILLGILGISLFLAVSMGSVAINLGDTYRIILSRLGFPLEIGEVSKSTLAIVWNMRFPRVLLGLIVGAGLSMCGSVMQSTVNNPIAEPYVLGISAGATLGATLSIILGFKVMISLGAFLGAILATIAVLIIASMQGRMTTSSLILSGTVVNALFLAFSNFIISVGANADSVMTIKFWTMGSLAGTTWSDLVLPTIVVGMAFLFFSTQYRVFNAMMMGDEIALTLGIPLRFYWYLYVTMVAVLTAVLVATCGIIGFVGLITPHLARGLVGTNYKRLFPVATLLGALFVIWADVLSRIIIPNAELPIGIFTALVGAPFFIYIVGGRRREVRV; this is translated from the coding sequence ATGCTTTCCAAATTTTCTGGAAGCCGACAAGACCAGCAATTTGTGTTACTTTTAGTTATTTTGCTAGGTATTTTAGGGATTTCTCTCTTTCTAGCAGTTTCTATGGGATCCGTTGCTATTAATCTAGGAGATACCTATCGGATTATTTTGAGCAGGTTGGGATTTCCTCTTGAGATAGGAGAGGTTTCTAAGTCTACTCTTGCCATTGTATGGAACATGAGATTCCCTCGAGTATTGTTAGGTCTGATAGTAGGAGCAGGTCTTTCTATGTGTGGTAGCGTGATGCAGTCTACAGTGAACAACCCCATCGCAGAGCCTTATGTCTTAGGAATATCTGCGGGTGCAACTCTAGGTGCAACCTTGAGCATCATTCTTGGTTTTAAAGTGATGATTAGCCTTGGAGCTTTTCTTGGAGCTATTTTGGCAACCATTGCTGTCCTCATCATTGCTTCTATGCAGGGAAGGATGACGACTTCTAGTCTGATTTTATCAGGAACGGTGGTCAATGCTCTCTTTTTGGCTTTTTCCAACTTTATTATCTCAGTTGGTGCTAATGCTGACAGTGTGATGACTATTAAGTTTTGGACCATGGGCTCGCTTGCTGGGACTACCTGGTCTGACTTAGTTTTGCCAACTATAGTAGTGGGAATGGCCTTTCTATTTTTTTCTACGCAGTATCGTGTTTTTAATGCGATGATGATGGGAGATGAGATTGCTTTAACTTTGGGGATTCCCTTACGCTTTTATTGGTATCTTTATGTGACCATGGTGGCTGTGTTGACAGCAGTCTTAGTGGCAACCTGTGGGATTATTGGATTTGTCGGTCTGATTACTCCACATTTAGCTCGAGGGTTAGTAGGAACGAATTACAAGAGGCTTTTTCCTGTTGCAACCTTGCTAGGTGCCCTCTTTGTCATCTGGGCAGATGTACTCTCTCGTATCATCATTCCAAACGCAGAGCTTCCTATTGGTATTTTTACAGCCTTAGTAGGTGCTCCCTTCTTTATC
- a CDS encoding CadD family cadmium resistance transporter, whose amino-acid sequence MGQTIISAIGVYISTSIDYLIILIILFAQLSQNKQKWHIYAGQYLGTGLLVGASLVAAYVVNFVPEEWMVGLLGLIPIYLGIRFAIVGEGEEEEEEIIERLEQSKANQLFWTVTLLTIASGGDNLGIYIPYFASLDWSQTLVALLVFVIGIIILCEISRVLSSIPLIFETIEKYERIIVPLVFILLGLYIMYENGTIETFLIV is encoded by the coding sequence ATGGGACAGACAATCATATCTGCTATTGGTGTTTATATTTCCACCAGTATCGATTATTTAATTATTTTAATTATTTTATTTGCACAGCTATCACAGAATAAACAAAAATGGCATATTTATGCGGGGCAATATCTAGGCACAGGCTTACTTGTAGGGGCGAGTTTAGTTGCTGCTTATGTCGTTAATTTCGTGCCTGAAGAATGGATGGTTGGATTGCTTGGTTTAATTCCTATCTATTTAGGGATTCGCTTTGCAATTGTTGGAGAAGGTGAGGAAGAAGAGGAAGAAATTATTGAAAGGTTAGAACAAAGCAAGGCAAATCAACTGTTTTGGACAGTTACATTGCTGACAATTGCGTCTGGCGGAGATAATTTAGGTATCTATATACCTTATTTCGCTTCGTTAGATTGGTCACAGACCCTCGTGGCGTTGCTTGTGTTTGTAATCGGCATAATTATCTTATGCGAGATTAGTCGGGTGTTATCCTCTATTCCGTTAATATTCGAGACAATTGAAAAATACGAGCGAATCATTGTGCCCTTAGTATTCATTCTACTTGGACTATACATCATGTATGAAAATGGCACGATAGAGACTTTTCTGATCGTGTAG
- the rpsO gene encoding 30S ribosomal protein S15 yields the protein MAISKEKKNEIIAQYARHEGDTGSVEVQVAVLTWEINHLNEHIKQHKKDHATYRGLMKKIGRRRNLLAYLRKNDVNRYRELINSLGLRR from the coding sequence ATGGCAATCTCAAAAGAGAAAAAAAATGAAATCATCGCACAATATGCACGTCACGAAGGTGATACAGGTTCAGTAGAGGTTCAAGTTGCTGTCCTTACTTGGGAAATCAACCACCTTAACGAACACATCAAACAACACAAAAAAGACCACGCTACTTACCGTGGATTGATGAAAAAAATCGGTCGCCGTCGTAACTTACTTGCATACTTGCGTAAAAACGACGTTAACCGTTACCGTGAGTTAATCAACTCTCTAGGACTTCGTCGCTAA
- a CDS encoding ABC transporter permease, with the protein MSMKKTYRKDLLQSVTASKGRFLSILTLMMLGSLALVGLKVTSPNMERTAEDYLHKANTLDLAVIADYGLDKKDQDELKTLQGASVEFGYMADLTVENSEEAVRLYSKPEGISTFQVTEGRLPEADEEIALADFWKDRYQIGQTITFSKKEEGKTVIKSQSFTITGFVHSSEILSQEDLGGASSGNGSLAGYGVILPSQFDSDVYSIARVRYDDLKNLDAFSSDYRSKRDQHQEDLQNLLSDNGQKRLASIKANGQKSLEDGKEQLQTAEGNLQKGKSQLEQAEGRLKTQEEQVTALPEPQKSQAKEQLTKAKEELATEKEKMAQTESNLAKEKEKLEQHQKELDELAEPTYHVYNRQTMPGGQGYLMYSNASASIRSVGNIFPVVLFMVAAMVTFTTMTRFVDEERTNAGIFKALGYKNKDIVAKFVLYGFLAGTVGTVLGTLLGHYLLAGVISDVITAGMVVGKSQEYFYWSYSLLALALSWVSSVLPAYLVARRELHDEAAQLLLPKPPVKGSKILLERLSFIWSRLSFTHKVTARNIFRYKQRMLMTIFGVAGSVALLFAGLGIQSSVGGVVERQFEQIQQYQMIVAEKSSVAEKEKADLESALQADSIHAYQKIYSKSIEKDFKGKAGLQTITIMVTSRENFKPFIALEENGQEVEITDGAVVSQKLAQLADVTVGDKLELDGKEIKVSAISENYVGHFVYLNRATYEQVYGTSPQDNTYLVKLKEPTPSNTEKEAAAFMKKTAVSGVVQNATAIHLFESVANSLNKTMAILILVSVLLAIVILYNLTNINVAERIRELSTIKVLGFHNKEVTLYIYRETMVLSLVGIILGLVAGYYLHQFLIQMISPATILFYPRVSWEVSALPIVAVTVILALLGLFVNHHLRKVDMLEALKSVE; encoded by the coding sequence ATTAGCATGAAAAAAACATACCGAAAAGACTTGCTCCAGTCGGTGACTGCTTCCAAGGGACGCTTTTTATCTATCTTGACCTTGATGATGCTGGGGTCTTTAGCTCTAGTAGGTCTCAAAGTGACTAGCCCCAATATGGAACGTACGGCTGAGGATTATCTTCATAAAGCAAATACCTTGGATCTGGCCGTGATAGCTGATTATGGCTTGGATAAAAAGGATCAAGACGAACTAAAGACCCTTCAAGGAGCAAGTGTTGAGTTTGGCTATATGGCAGACCTAACCGTTGAAAATAGTGAAGAAGCGGTTCGACTTTATTCTAAGCCAGAGGGAATTTCAACTTTTCAAGTGACAGAAGGGCGACTGCCAGAAGCTGATGAGGAAATTGCCTTGGCAGATTTCTGGAAAGACCGCTATCAGATTGGGCAGACTATCACCTTTAGCAAGAAAGAAGAAGGGAAGACCGTCATAAAATCCCAATCTTTCACCATTACTGGATTTGTCCATTCGAGTGAGATACTTTCTCAAGAAGACTTGGGAGGGGCTAGTAGTGGAAATGGAAGCTTGGCTGGCTATGGAGTGATTTTACCCAGTCAGTTTGACTCAGATGTTTATAGCATTGCGCGTGTGCGCTATGATGATTTAAAAAATTTGGATGCTTTTTCATCAGACTATAGAAGCAAACGAGATCAACACCAGGAAGACTTACAAAACTTGCTTTCCGATAATGGTCAAAAAAGATTGGCAAGTATCAAAGCAAATGGGCAAAAGAGCTTGGAAGATGGAAAAGAGCAACTCCAAACAGCTGAAGGTAACCTTCAAAAAGGCAAGAGTCAGTTAGAACAGGCTGAAGGTCGATTGAAAACTCAAGAAGAACAAGTGACCGCTTTGCCTGAGCCTCAAAAGAGTCAAGCCAAGGAGCAATTGACAAAAGCTAAGGAAGAATTGGCTACAGAAAAAGAAAAAATGGCTCAGACAGAGAGTAATCTAGCCAAGGAAAAAGAGAAGCTTGAACAACACCAGAAAGAGCTTGATGAACTGGCAGAGCCTACTTACCATGTATACAACCGCCAAACCATGCCAGGCGGTCAAGGCTATCTCATGTACAGTAACGCTTCAGCAAGTATTCGTTCTGTCGGTAATATCTTTCCCGTGGTGCTTTTTATGGTTGCTGCAATGGTAACCTTTACAACTATGACTCGCTTTGTGGATGAAGAGCGCACCAATGCTGGTATTTTCAAGGCTCTAGGTTATAAGAATAAAGATATTGTTGCCAAGTTTGTTCTCTATGGTTTTCTTGCAGGAACTGTAGGAACCGTTTTAGGAACGCTTTTAGGACATTATCTCCTTGCAGGCGTGATTTCGGATGTTATAACAGCTGGAATGGTCGTTGGGAAAAGTCAGGAGTATTTCTACTGGTCTTATAGCCTTCTTGCTCTGGCCTTAAGTTGGGTATCCAGTGTCTTGCCAGCTTATCTAGTAGCACGGAGGGAATTGCACGATGAAGCAGCCCAACTTTTGCTGCCCAAACCTCCCGTTAAAGGATCAAAGATTTTGCTGGAACGCCTGAGCTTTATTTGGAGTCGTTTGAGCTTCACTCATAAGGTTACGGCGCGAAATATTTTCCGCTATAAGCAACGGATGTTGATGACCATTTTTGGAGTTGCGGGTTCGGTTGCTCTCCTATTTGCAGGTCTTGGCATTCAGTCTTCTGTGGGAGGAGTTGTCGAGCGTCAATTTGAACAAATCCAGCAATACCAGATGATTGTAGCGGAAAAGAGCAGTGTAGCGGAGAAAGAAAAAGCGGACCTAGAAAGTGCCTTGCAAGCTGATTCTATCCATGCTTACCAAAAAATCTACTCTAAATCCATTGAAAAAGATTTCAAAGGAAAAGCAGGACTTCAGACTATCACCATAATGGTTACAAGCAGAGAAAATTTCAAACCCTTTATCGCATTAGAGGAAAATGGCCAAGAGGTGGAGATCACTGATGGAGCCGTCGTGAGTCAAAAACTGGCTCAACTAGCAGATGTTACGGTTGGAGACAAGCTGGAGCTTGATGGAAAAGAAATCAAGGTATCGGCTATTTCTGAAAACTATGTTGGACACTTTGTTTATCTCAACCGAGCGACCTACGAACAAGTCTACGGTACCAGTCCCCAAGACAACACCTACCTAGTAAAATTAAAAGAGCCAACACCATCCAATACGGAGAAAGAAGCTGCGGCCTTTATGAAAAAAACTGCTGTTTCTGGGGTGGTCCAAAATGCAACGGCTATCCACCTCTTTGAATCTGTAGCCAATTCTCTCAATAAAACCATGGCAATCCTTATCCTTGTTTCCGTCTTGCTAGCCATTGTCATTCTTTACAATCTCACCAATATCAATGTGGCAGAACGTATCCGTGAACTTTCGACTATCAAGGTTCTCGGTTTCCATAATAAAGAAGTGACCCTCTATATCTATCGCGAGACCATGGTGCTATCCCTTGTGGGAATTATTCTCGGTTTGGTAGCCGGCTACTATTTACATCAATTTTTGATTCAGATGATCTCACCTGCCACCATACTTTTTTATCCACGAGTCAGCTGGGAAGTCTCTGCTCTTCCAATCGTCGCAGTGACCGTGATCTTAGCCTTACTGGGTCTCTTTGTCAATCACCACTTGAGAAAGGTGGATATGCTTGAAGCCCTGAAATCAGTAGAGTAG
- a CDS encoding ABC transporter ATP-binding protein, with translation MAYIEMKHCYKRYQVGDTEIVANRDVNFEIEKGELVIILGASGAGKSTVLNLLGGMDTNDEGEIWIDGANIADYSSHQRTNYRRNDVGFVFQFYNLVSNLTAKENVELASEIVTDALNPEQVLTDVGLAHRLNNFPAQLSGGEQQRVSIARAVAKNPKILLCDEPTGALDYQTGKQVLKILQDMSRQKGATVIIVTHNSSLAPIADRVIHMRDATVMRVTINEHLQAIDTLEY, from the coding sequence ATGGCTTATATTGAGATGAAACACTGTTACAAGCGTTATCAGGTTGGGGATACGGAGATTGTGGCTAATCGCGATGTGAATTTTGAGATTGAAAAGGGTGAATTGGTTATCATTCTAGGTGCATCTGGTGCAGGCAAGTCAACGGTTCTTAATCTTCTTGGGGGAATGGATACCAATGACGAGGGGGAAATCTGGATTGATGGTGCCAATATTGCAGATTATAGTTCCCACCAGAGGACCAATTATCGTAGAAATGATGTCGGTTTTGTTTTTCAGTTTTATAATCTAGTTTCCAATCTGACAGCTAAGGAAAATGTGGAGTTGGCATCAGAAATTGTGACAGATGCCTTGAATCCTGAACAGGTCTTGACAGATGTAGGTCTGGCTCATCGTCTCAATAACTTTCCAGCCCAGCTTTCTGGAGGGGAGCAACAGCGAGTCTCCATTGCACGCGCAGTAGCCAAAAATCCTAAAATTCTCCTTTGTGACGAACCGACAGGCGCCTTGGATTATCAGACGGGCAAGCAGGTTTTGAAAATTCTCCAAGACATGTCTCGTCAAAAGGGAGCGACGGTAATCATCGTGACTCACAATAGCTCGCTAGCTCCTATCGCAGATCGGGTGATTCACATGCGTGATGCCACTGTTATGAGAGTAACAATCAATGAGCATCTACAGGCTATCGATACATTGGAGTATTAG
- a CDS encoding phosphoglycerate mutase, giving the protein MVKLVFARHGESEWNKANLFTGWADVDLSEKGTQQAIDAGKLIKEAGIEFDQAYTSVLKRAIKTTNLALEASDQLWVPVEKSWRLNERHYGGLTGKNKAEAAEQFGDEQVHIWRRSYDVLPPNMDRDDEHSAHTDRRYASLDDSVIPDAENLKVTLERALPFWEDKIAPALKDGKNVFVGAHGNSIRALVKHIKGLSDDEIMDVEIPNFPPLVFEFDEKLNVVSEYYLGK; this is encoded by the coding sequence ATGGTAAAATTGGTTTTTGCTCGCCACGGTGAGTCTGAATGGAACAAAGCTAACCTTTTCACTGGTTGGGCTGATGTTGATTTGTCTGAAAAAGGTACACAACAAGCGATTGACGCTGGTAAATTGATCAAAGAAGCTGGTATCGAATTTGACCAAGCTTACACTTCAGTATTGAAACGTGCTATCAAAACAACTAACTTGGCTCTTGAAGCTTCTGACCAATTGTGGGTTCCAGTTGAAAAATCATGGCGTTTGAACGAACGTCACTACGGTGGTTTGACTGGTAAAAACAAAGCTGAAGCTGCTGAACAATTTGGTGATGAGCAAGTTCACATCTGGCGTCGTTCATACGATGTATTGCCTCCAAACATGGACCGTGATGATGAGCACTCAGCTCACACAGACCGTCGTTACGCTTCACTTGACGACTCAGTTATTCCAGATGCTGAAAACTTGAAAGTGACTTTGGAACGTGCCCTTCCATTCTGGGAAGACAAAATCGCTCCAGCTCTTAAAGATGGTAAAAACGTATTCGTAGGAGCTCACGGTAACTCAATCCGTGCCCTTGTAAAACACATCAAAGGTTTGTCAGATGACGAAATCATGGACGTGGAAATCCCTAACTTCCCACCATTGGTATTCGAATTCGACGAAAAATTGAACGTAGTTTCTGAATACTACCTTGGAAAATAA